Genomic DNA from Thermosipho ferrireducens:
GGGTTCTCCTCAGGATGGGAGTTTATCAGTTATTTTTTACATCCATTCCAGCCTATGCTGTTATTAATGAAACAGTCAATATGGTTGAGCACAGAGGATTTCGTGGACTTGTAAATGCAATATTGAGGAGAGTATCTGAACATGGGTATATTGAACCGAAAGAATTATATATTAAATATTCTCATCCTGAATGGCTTGTGGATTATTGGAGTTCGTTTTTACCAGAGGATTATCTTAAAGATTTGCTTAGGTACAATTTAACACCTGCAAAGGTAGTAGCGCGTGTAAACAGTCGAAAAATAGTAAGGGAGAACATAAAAATCTCTGATATTTCTTTTACAAAGCATTCACCTTATGGCATAATATTTAATTCTTTTGATAGATCACCGTGGGAACTTGAAGAATATAAAAATGGTATAATTACTTTTCAAAGCGAAGCTTCGCAAATTATTCCGTTGATTATTGAATTTAATAAAGGGGAAAATATTTTAGATACATGCGCTGCTCCAGGGGGAAAGGCAACGCATATTTTAGAGCTTGCTGATGTTAATCTTTTCGTTAATGACATAAGTTTTCAAAAAATAGAAATTGTTAGAAAACAAATGGAGAGGTTGGGATTTAAGGCTAAATATACAGTTAGCGACGCGAGAAAGATAAAAGAAAAATATGGAAAGATTTTTGATAAAATTTTAGTTGATGCTCCGTGTAGTGGGTTTGGAACTATTCGTAAAAATCCGGAAGTTGTGAGACGACAAAATTATGCCAGCATCAAAAAATTATCTATACTCCAGAAAGAAATACTGGATGCTACCTGGAGTCTGTTGAAAGAAGGTGGGGAACTAATTTACGCTACCTGTACTATAACAAAAGAGGAAAATACTGAAGTGGCTTCGTGGCTTTTCAAGGAGAAAAAAGCAGAGGTTGTTGATATTAGAAAAAAATTGGACAATTATGGAGTAAGATATTTATGGGATGGATTTGGAGCGTTGTTTTATCCTGAAGAAGTACTTACACCATTTTACGTGTCTGTTTTTAAGAAGTAATTTGAAGGAGGTATTTTATGATAACGAGAAAAATAGTAGAGAAATATTTATTTTCAAAAATCTATACTCCTAAAATTCTAAAAGAGCTTTACAAGAAATTCAACCTGCGAAAAAAAGATGAAAAATCAAAATTGCGTCAGATACTTAATGAACTTATGAGTGAAGGAAAAATTTTCAGGGATAGTAGAGGAAGATTTAGAACAGTTAAAGAAAATCTCGTTGTTGGGAATATAGAATTTACGAGGAGCGGAACTCTGGCGTTTGTATGGACTGAGGCTGGGGATGAAATAGCCGTTCCTGTGGAAAAAGCAGGTAATGCTATGCATAAAGATAAAGTTGTTGTTGAGATTATTGGAAAATGGTATGAACTTCCAGAAGGTCGGGTTTTAAGGGTTTTAGAGCGTGGTTTAAATAAAATAGTTGGTACTTTTCAACCACGTGGAAGGTTTGCATATATAATACCAGACGACCCAAAAATTCAATACGATTTTTATGTTCCTGTGGAGTATTTTGGGCATGCAAAGCCTGGAGAAAAAGTAGTTGCGCAGATTTTAAGGTATCCTTCTGCTACACGGAACCCGGTGGCCAGAGTTGTGGAAGTGTTGGGCTTTGCTGACGATCCGAGCACAGATTTTCCGACAGTTGTTGTAAAACACGATTTACCAGTGGAATTTCCAGAAACAGTGTTAAAGGAAGCTGCAAAAATTCCTGAAAAGGTAACACCTTCTGATCTGAAGGAAAGAAAAGATTTTAGAGATGAGATTATCGTCACAATAGATGGTCCTGATGCCAGAGATTTTGATGATGCAGTTAGTGTTAAAAAACTTTCTAATGGAAATTATGAACTTGGTGTTCATATTGCAGATGTTTCATATTATGTGAAAGAAAATTCTGAGCTTGATAAAGAGGCTTTCAAACGAGGTACCAGTGTTTATTTGATAGACCGTGTTTTACCGATGCTCCCTTTTAAACTGTCTCATGGTGTGTGTAGTCTTGTACAGGGGGAAGATCGTCTGGTAATGTCGCTTATTATGGAAATAGATAAAAACGGTGAAGTTGTGGATTTTGAGGTAACACCTGGAGTAATAAGAAGTTATAGAAGATTAATTTACGATGATGTCAATGCATTATTCAAGGGGGATAAAATTGCCCAGGAAAAAATAGGTGAATTACGCAATTTCCTTGAATTGATGAGAGAGTTAAAAGACATCTTAAGAAATGCAAGACGAAAAAGGGGAGCCATACTTGATATTGAAGGAGGAGAAGTTAAAATAGTTCTTGATGAGAAAGGACGTACTGTTGATATTATTCCTCGGGCAAGAGGAGAGGCAGAGATTATTATAGAAGAGTTTATGATAAAAGCTAATGAAACAATAGCGGAAATTTTTCATCATATGGACATACCGTTTGTTTATAGAGTTCACGAGCAGCCTGATCCAGACACAATATTACAATTAAAGAATTATCTGTCTGCCATAGGAGTTAATTTGAAACTTCCAAAAAAAATTCAGCCAAAAATCTTACAGGATTTACTCGAAAGAACAGAAGGTCATCCCCTCAGAAGTAGTATAGAGAGACTTCTCGTAAGATCTATGAAAAGAGCAGTATATTCACCGGTAAACATAGGGCATTTTGGTTTGGCTTCGTTTGCTTATACACATTTTACTTCTCCTATAAGAAGGTATCCTGATCTTGTTGTTCACAGATTATTAAGGAACTTTCTAAAAAGCAAAGGGAAGTTTTCTAAAAAAGAGATAAAAGTGCTGAATAAAAAGCTTACAAAGATAGCTGTACAAAGCAGCAAACGGGAAAGAGTAGCAGATGAGGCAGAATGGGATTATATTGCACTTAAAAAAATAGATTATATTTCCAGACACATTGGAGATGTCTTTGATGTTGTTGTAACCTCTGTTACAAAATTTGGACTTTTTGTAGAAATAATAGATAAATATATTTCCGGGCTTGTTCATATTTCTACAATGGATGATTATTATATCTACGATCAGGATAGAAGCGTGCTTATAGGTTCAAAAAGTGGAAAGATATACAAAATAGGAGATAAATTAAAAGCAAAAGTTGTAAATGCAGATAAAACGCGTATGCAAATAGATTTTGAAATAGTAGAAGAATAGGTATTGATTTACAATAAACAAACACAGCCTTCATACATTTAGAAGGCTGTGTTTATTTGAGATAGTTAAAAATAATTTGCTGATTATCTAACTTTGTTTTTTATATATTCAATACCTTTTGCTATTAACCAGATAGCTATCAGGATCAAAACAACCGGGAATACTATTGTAACAAGACCAACGAAAATCAGTACTATTAAAGCAATTCCAAGAACTACTACAAGAATTGGTGAAAGAAATGGGAAGAAAATAATACCAAGAATTATAAGAAATATTACCCCTAATGTGGCGAGAAAATGCAACATAAATTTCACCTCCAGAAATTATAAACAAAGACATCTGATTCTATGCAAAAAATATTTTATCATATACAAAAAAATTTTGGCAATAGACAAAATGTTTTTGATAAAAATGAATTATTTCTTTTTTAATAGTGCTAAAGATTCCACGTGATAGGTTTGAGGAAACATATCAAATGGTTTTACAAAAAGTAG
This window encodes:
- a CDS encoding 16S rRNA (cytosine(967)-C(5))-methyltransferase; amino-acid sequence: MSDRYIAYRLLRKNFRGGLYGKDFREAFSYVEEKAFFKELVYGVLRRQEYLDWIIDKFLKKKDIPPSIRVLLRMGVYQLFFTSIPAYAVINETVNMVEHRGFRGLVNAILRRVSEHGYIEPKELYIKYSHPEWLVDYWSSFLPEDYLKDLLRYNLTPAKVVARVNSRKIVRENIKISDISFTKHSPYGIIFNSFDRSPWELEEYKNGIITFQSEASQIIPLIIEFNKGENILDTCAAPGGKATHILELADVNLFVNDISFQKIEIVRKQMERLGFKAKYTVSDARKIKEKYGKIFDKILVDAPCSGFGTIRKNPEVVRRQNYASIKKLSILQKEILDATWSLLKEGGELIYATCTITKEENTEVASWLFKEKKAEVVDIRKKLDNYGVRYLWDGFGALFYPEEVLTPFYVSVFKK
- the rnr gene encoding ribonuclease R; translation: MITRKIVEKYLFSKIYTPKILKELYKKFNLRKKDEKSKLRQILNELMSEGKIFRDSRGRFRTVKENLVVGNIEFTRSGTLAFVWTEAGDEIAVPVEKAGNAMHKDKVVVEIIGKWYELPEGRVLRVLERGLNKIVGTFQPRGRFAYIIPDDPKIQYDFYVPVEYFGHAKPGEKVVAQILRYPSATRNPVARVVEVLGFADDPSTDFPTVVVKHDLPVEFPETVLKEAAKIPEKVTPSDLKERKDFRDEIIVTIDGPDARDFDDAVSVKKLSNGNYELGVHIADVSYYVKENSELDKEAFKRGTSVYLIDRVLPMLPFKLSHGVCSLVQGEDRLVMSLIMEIDKNGEVVDFEVTPGVIRSYRRLIYDDVNALFKGDKIAQEKIGELRNFLELMRELKDILRNARRKRGAILDIEGGEVKIVLDEKGRTVDIIPRARGEAEIIIEEFMIKANETIAEIFHHMDIPFVYRVHEQPDPDTILQLKNYLSAIGVNLKLPKKIQPKILQDLLERTEGHPLRSSIERLLVRSMKRAVYSPVNIGHFGLASFAYTHFTSPIRRYPDLVVHRLLRNFLKSKGKFSKKEIKVLNKKLTKIAVQSSKRERVADEAEWDYIALKKIDYISRHIGDVFDVVVTSVTKFGLFVEIIDKYISGLVHISTMDDYYIYDQDRSVLIGSKSGKIYKIGDKLKAKVVNADKTRMQIDFEIVEE